One Micromonospora sp. FIMYZ51 genomic window carries:
- a CDS encoding DUF2993 domain-containing protein, translating to MEHDQTYGRRPRRRGRKILIGFVVLLLVLVGLIAIADRVAVNVAERTIADEVSQQVAEQGAQSAPPEVEVGGFPFLTQVLDGRYERISIRLRDVQGSVQGDAVALPSLNVDARNVRASLDTLRTGQGDVVAETVNGTGTISYQSLAALLNREGLALGEQGGKLAVTAPVDILGQQLTVTGTADIVVGEQGGIALKFDNLDAEGLPDAPLARTLVNNFARSISVDVPLPELPFGLTIREVVPRPEGLTVTGDARDVPINAAG from the coding sequence GTGGAGCACGATCAGACGTACGGACGGCGACCGCGGCGGCGGGGACGCAAGATCCTGATCGGGTTCGTCGTCCTGCTGCTCGTTCTCGTCGGCCTGATCGCCATCGCCGACCGGGTGGCGGTAAACGTGGCCGAGCGCACCATCGCCGACGAGGTCAGCCAGCAGGTGGCCGAGCAGGGCGCGCAGTCCGCGCCGCCGGAGGTCGAGGTGGGCGGCTTCCCCTTCCTCACCCAGGTCCTCGACGGCCGGTACGAGCGCATCTCGATCAGGTTGCGGGACGTGCAGGGATCGGTGCAGGGCGACGCGGTCGCGTTGCCCAGCCTGAACGTGGACGCCCGGAACGTCCGCGCCTCGCTGGACACGCTGCGCACCGGCCAGGGCGACGTGGTGGCCGAGACCGTGAACGGCACCGGCACCATCAGCTACCAGAGCCTGGCCGCCCTGCTGAACCGGGAGGGCCTGGCCCTCGGCGAACAGGGCGGGAAGCTCGCCGTCACCGCGCCGGTGGACATCCTCGGCCAGCAGTTGACGGTCACCGGCACCGCCGACATCGTCGTCGGTGAGCAGGGGGGCATCGCGCTCAAGTTCGACAACCTCGACGCCGAAGGTCTGCCCGACGCGCCACTGGCCCGCACCCTGGTGAACAACTTCGCCCGCAGCATCTCGGTGGACGTACCCCTGCCTGAGTTGCCGTTCGGGCTCACCATCCGCGAGGTGGTCCCGCGACCCGAGGGGCTCACGGTGACCG
- a CDS encoding response regulator transcription factor produces MEILLLVTARAGEPSAVLPALDLLPHSVRTAPRDVRTLVAGPSPDAVLVDARSELSEARATCRMLHATGLGVPLVAVVTEAGLIALNADWGVDDVILASAGPAEVEARLRLAVGRLSNATAGAGGSIRAGELMIDPDTYAAKLKGRPLDLTYKEFELLKFLAQHPGRVFTRDQLLREVWGYDYFGGTRTVDVHVRRLRAKLGSEYESMIGTVRQVGYKFVVPSSRTALAEAADHAPLSARPLTVEG; encoded by the coding sequence GTGGAGATCCTGCTGCTGGTGACCGCACGGGCAGGCGAACCATCCGCAGTGCTACCGGCACTGGACCTGCTGCCGCACTCGGTCCGCACCGCACCTCGTGACGTACGCACGCTGGTGGCCGGTCCGAGTCCGGACGCCGTACTTGTCGACGCCCGCTCGGAGTTGAGCGAGGCTCGGGCCACCTGCCGGATGCTGCACGCCACCGGGCTCGGCGTACCGCTGGTGGCAGTGGTCACCGAGGCCGGGCTGATCGCGCTGAACGCCGACTGGGGGGTCGACGACGTCATCCTCGCCTCCGCCGGTCCGGCCGAGGTGGAGGCGCGGCTGCGACTCGCGGTCGGCCGGCTCAGCAACGCGACCGCGGGTGCCGGCGGCTCCATCCGGGCCGGCGAGTTGATGATCGATCCGGACACCTACGCCGCGAAGCTCAAGGGTCGCCCGCTCGACCTGACCTACAAGGAGTTCGAGCTGCTGAAGTTCCTGGCCCAGCACCCGGGTCGGGTGTTCACCCGGGACCAGCTGCTCCGCGAGGTATGGGGCTACGACTACTTCGGCGGCACCCGGACGGTCGACGTGCACGTGCGTCGACTGCGGGCCAAGCTCGGCTCGGAGTACGAGTCGATGATCGGCACGGTTCGCCAGGTCGGCTACAAGTTCGTCGTACCGTCCTCGCGTACGGCGCTTGCCGAGGCCGCCGACCACGCTCCGCTCTCGGCCCGTCCGCTCACCGTCGAGGGCTAA
- a CDS encoding polysaccharide deacetylase family protein: MGGYHRGAGRAIGIITLVVSAVLGSVYLLGRSLTPDPSHTDSTVTSTGADHPEYADQAAPAPTASGATPTGIPDTGPKPPDHLTAPEHDDDPNFGPMGTRVSTGTNSVALTFDDGPHPDYTPQVLSILREHHVTATFCVVGQNAQAYPWLIQQIVAEGHTLCNHSWNHDVTLGSRSPERIRSDLIRTSAAIRAAVPDAPIGWYRQPGGAWTYSVISVARDLGMMPLHWTVDPGDWRAPGATKIAASVVGGVGPGSIVLLHDAGGNRQGTVDALYRILPTLTSRYAVLALPKRGT; this comes from the coding sequence GTGGGCGGTTACCACCGGGGCGCGGGACGCGCGATCGGGATCATCACGCTCGTGGTGTCGGCGGTGCTCGGATCGGTGTACCTGCTCGGCAGGAGCCTGACCCCCGACCCGTCGCACACCGACTCCACGGTCACCTCGACCGGCGCCGACCATCCCGAGTACGCCGACCAGGCCGCCCCCGCCCCGACCGCATCCGGCGCCACGCCCACCGGCATACCCGACACCGGGCCGAAGCCGCCGGACCACTTGACCGCGCCGGAACACGACGACGACCCGAACTTCGGCCCGATGGGCACCCGGGTGAGCACCGGCACCAACAGCGTCGCCCTCACCTTCGACGACGGGCCGCACCCGGACTACACCCCGCAGGTCCTATCGATCCTGCGGGAACACCACGTCACGGCCACCTTCTGCGTGGTCGGCCAGAACGCCCAGGCGTACCCGTGGCTGATCCAGCAGATCGTCGCCGAGGGACACACGCTGTGCAACCACAGCTGGAACCATGACGTGACCTTGGGTTCACGCTCGCCGGAGCGGATCCGCTCGGACCTGATCCGGACCAGCGCCGCGATCCGGGCGGCAGTGCCCGACGCGCCGATCGGCTGGTACCGCCAGCCCGGCGGGGCCTGGACCTACTCGGTCATCTCCGTCGCCCGCGACCTGGGCATGATGCCGCTGCACTGGACGGTGGACCCGGGCGACTGGCGGGCTCCCGGCGCCACCAAGATCGCCGCCTCGGTGGTCGGCGGGGTGGGACCCGGTTCGATCGTCCTGCTGCACGACGCGGGCGGCAACCGGCAGGGCACTGTGGACGCGCTCTACCGCATCCTGCCCACGCTGACCAGCAGGTACGCCGTGCTGGCGTTGCCGAAGCGGGGTACCTGA